A single genomic interval of Cellvibrio sp. PSBB023 harbors:
- a CDS encoding alpha-L-arabinofuranosidase — protein MTDNNNLSVSRRRLLAGSATLATAAWLSPAFAANSGLRSTIYTQHTRPPILPKIYGGFIEHIGNLINHSLWSETLDDRKFYFGVLEKPEPEPTDRRARMAMMQKWLAVGPISAIRLDTQNAYVGEHSPVVALDASQERGMVQHKLAIKSGVPYKGRIVLRGDGAKVTLRLSWGEGQSVAHKISTTKKWKTHHFTLNPNVDTTDARFEIVATGKGMFSVGAVSLMPGDNIKGFRADTLALMKEMNCQILRMPGGNFISAHDWEDSIGDPDKRPPILDPVWSAVQPNDVGVDELIQFCELIECEPFWCVNTGFGDPRSGAQLLEYVNGSADTEWGAKRAANGRKKPYGVKYWAVGNEMYGHWQRGHMSRDHYTVKHNMFVDAMRKVDPSIYIVAPGGFVDEMTTGQGIFIEGQPEVKVGSERDWAYGMFKDSWGKFDALGTHAYPPANKRFDLKTGKLYDVDLTLNEWVHQMPDRIRTMADAWEQYKKHFPKLNDGQVKVYFDEWAFGFEDNLKGALAIGAAFHEFFRHTDFIDMAGFTMATGWLNVNRTQSQLSLKGLMFQLYQQHFGTIPVEVTGNSPTPKPKYPIGGDQPSVNTGGDVYPLDVSAALSEDGKLLTVAVVNGTELPHSFSLSLDGFKPKNVGTCWKFTGPKPDATNLLGQASQIGIKESAFNTTSGSLAVAPISVEIYHFEQA, from the coding sequence ATGACAGACAATAATAATTTAAGTGTAAGTCGGCGCAGACTATTAGCAGGATCGGCGACCCTTGCCACAGCGGCTTGGTTATCCCCAGCCTTTGCAGCTAACTCCGGCCTTAGATCCACCATCTATACCCAACATACCCGCCCGCCCATTTTGCCGAAGATCTACGGCGGATTTATCGAACACATTGGCAACCTGATCAACCACAGCTTGTGGAGCGAAACGCTGGACGACCGTAAGTTCTATTTCGGCGTTCTGGAAAAGCCTGAGCCAGAGCCCACCGATCGTCGCGCAAGAATGGCAATGATGCAGAAGTGGTTGGCGGTGGGTCCTATTTCTGCCATCCGTTTAGATACCCAAAATGCCTATGTCGGTGAGCACAGTCCGGTGGTGGCGCTGGATGCGTCGCAAGAGCGCGGCATGGTGCAGCATAAACTGGCGATCAAGTCCGGTGTTCCTTATAAAGGCCGCATCGTATTGCGCGGAGACGGAGCCAAAGTAACCCTGAGATTGAGCTGGGGCGAAGGCCAATCAGTTGCGCACAAAATATCGACGACCAAAAAGTGGAAGACCCACCATTTCACCCTCAACCCGAATGTGGATACCACCGACGCGCGTTTTGAAATTGTCGCCACCGGTAAAGGTATGTTCTCCGTAGGTGCTGTGTCCTTGATGCCGGGCGATAACATCAAGGGTTTCCGCGCCGATACCCTGGCACTCATGAAAGAAATGAACTGCCAGATTCTGCGCATGCCCGGCGGCAACTTTATTTCAGCACACGACTGGGAAGACTCCATTGGCGATCCCGACAAGCGCCCGCCAATTCTCGATCCAGTATGGAGCGCGGTGCAACCTAACGACGTGGGCGTTGATGAGCTGATCCAGTTCTGTGAATTAATCGAGTGCGAACCCTTCTGGTGTGTTAACACCGGCTTTGGCGATCCACGCTCCGGCGCACAGCTGCTGGAATATGTGAACGGCAGCGCCGATACCGAGTGGGGCGCCAAACGCGCCGCCAATGGTCGCAAGAAACCTTATGGCGTTAAGTACTGGGCGGTGGGCAATGAAATGTACGGTCACTGGCAACGCGGCCACATGTCGCGCGATCATTACACCGTGAAGCACAATATGTTTGTTGATGCGATGCGCAAGGTTGACCCGAGCATTTACATCGTTGCACCCGGTGGTTTTGTCGATGAGATGACCACCGGCCAAGGTATTTTCATCGAAGGCCAACCAGAAGTGAAAGTGGGCTCCGAGCGCGACTGGGCCTACGGCATGTTTAAAGACAGCTGGGGCAAGTTTGATGCATTGGGAACTCACGCGTATCCACCGGCAAACAAACGCTTTGACCTTAAAACCGGCAAGCTTTACGACGTTGACCTCACGCTGAATGAATGGGTTCACCAAATGCCCGACCGCATTCGTACCATGGCAGATGCCTGGGAACAGTACAAAAAGCACTTCCCCAAACTCAATGACGGTCAAGTGAAGGTTTATTTCGATGAATGGGCATTCGGTTTTGAGGATAACTTGAAAGGTGCCTTGGCGATTGGCGCGGCCTTCCATGAATTTTTCCGTCACACCGATTTCATCGACATGGCCGGTTTCACCATGGCGACTGGTTGGCTTAACGTTAACCGCACCCAATCGCAGCTAAGCCTCAAAGGCCTTATGTTCCAGCTTTATCAACAGCATTTTGGCACTATTCCGGTTGAAGTCACCGGTAATTCGCCTACACCAAAACCGAAATATCCCATTGGCGGTGATCAACCGAGCGTTAATACCGGTGGCGATGTTTACCCGCTGGATGTGTCTGCTGCGCTCAGTGAAGATGGGAAGCTACTGACGGTTGCGGTGGTGAATGGGACTGAATTACCACACAGCTTTAGCCTGTCGTTGGATGGATTTAAGCCCAAAAATGTGGGCACCTGCTGGAAGTTTACCGGGCCGAAACCGGATGCCACTAACCTCTTGGGGCAAGCGTCCCAGATTGGGATTAAGGAATCCGCGTTTAACACCACCTCCGGCTCACTGGCTGTGGCGCCTATCAGCGTAGAAATCTATCACTTCGAACAGGCTTAA
- the rpmB gene encoding 50S ribosomal protein L28, which produces MSKVCQVTGKRPITGNNVSHAKNHTKRRFLPNLQSHRFWVEAEKRFVTLRLTPKGMRIIDKRGIDAVLADVRANGHKV; this is translated from the coding sequence ATGTCCAAGGTATGTCAAGTTACTGGTAAACGTCCCATTACCGGCAACAATGTTTCACACGCAAAAAACCACACCAAGCGTCGTTTTTTGCCAAACCTGCAATCTCACCGTTTTTGGGTAGAAGCTGAGAAGCGTTTTGTAACTCTGCGCCTGACTCCAAAAGGTATGCGTATCATCGACAAGCGTGGCATTGACGCTGTGTTGGCTGATGTTCGTGCCAACGGCCACAAAGTGTAA
- the rpmG gene encoding 50S ribosomal protein L33 has translation MREKIRLNSSAGTGHFYTTDKNKRTMPEKMEIKKYDPVVRKHVVYKEGKIK, from the coding sequence ATGCGCGAAAAAATTCGTCTGAACTCTTCTGCTGGTACTGGTCACTTCTACACCACTGACAAGAACAAGCGCACCATGCCAGAAAAGATGGAAATCAAAAAGTACGATCCAGTTGTGCGCAAGCACGTGGTCTACAAAGAAGGCAAAATCAAGTAA
- a CDS encoding cation:proton antiporter, with the protein MELLAQILLLLGIAVVVVVVFQRLRIPSSLGYLLVGLILGPYTAGPVIDLPQIKVLAEFGIVFLLFTIGLNFSLPQLHALRHQVLGLGTGQVVFTTLLVGLLAWFFSFEPAVAFVIGAVFAQSSTTIIGKQLAEQGEENSRHGRLGLAMSVFQDVTAVPFVVVIPVLGAAAGAEVLFDTLGWAMAKAVLAFTLVFVVGRWVLRPVFHVVAEQRSAEVFTLTVLLVALLAAWTTNSLGLSLAFGAFLAGMMLGETEFRHQVESTIRPFRDVLLGLFFVGIGMLVDPTALPAIWHWALLGTVVLIVSKTLLVYVMVKRSGIDSLTAWRTGLLLSVGGEFGLALLAIALSAGVIDNQLSQTILTAVLFAMIAGPFVIRYNHTIARLLTGGHPASVVVETPALSMETSAGLKDHVIICGYGRIGQSVGRFLEEEKIPFIALDLDPLRVREAHTAGEPVYYGDATQRDILDALGLERARLVVISHDDVGAALKMLNYLHALRPTLPVMVRTRDESQVEELQAAGALEVVPETLEAGLMIASQALLLLDVPMSRVARRIRLQRSGRYRLMREFFRGDELSEKPEERDAKRLRSIVIPDGSPVIGQRLDALNLSELTVTALVRQGTRQSSPEPDTVLAAGDVLVIYGALDRLQQAEKLELRALE; encoded by the coding sequence ATGGAATTACTCGCGCAAATTTTGCTGTTGCTGGGGATTGCTGTCGTGGTTGTGGTGGTGTTCCAGCGTCTGCGCATTCCATCCAGCTTGGGCTATTTGTTGGTGGGGCTGATTTTAGGGCCCTATACCGCCGGCCCGGTGATTGATCTTCCGCAGATCAAAGTGCTGGCAGAGTTCGGCATAGTGTTTCTGTTGTTTACCATCGGGCTTAATTTTTCGCTGCCGCAGCTCCACGCACTGCGCCATCAAGTACTTGGTTTGGGTACCGGGCAGGTGGTGTTTACGACACTGCTGGTAGGCCTGTTAGCCTGGTTTTTCAGTTTTGAGCCCGCCGTGGCATTTGTGATCGGTGCGGTGTTCGCCCAATCGTCCACCACGATTATCGGCAAGCAATTGGCGGAACAAGGTGAAGAGAATAGCCGCCATGGTCGATTGGGCTTGGCTATGTCGGTATTTCAGGATGTCACCGCCGTGCCGTTTGTGGTGGTTATTCCGGTATTGGGCGCGGCGGCGGGGGCAGAAGTCTTGTTTGATACTCTGGGGTGGGCCATGGCCAAGGCGGTGCTCGCCTTTACCCTGGTGTTTGTGGTGGGGCGCTGGGTGCTGCGCCCGGTTTTCCATGTGGTGGCGGAGCAGCGCTCTGCCGAGGTATTTACCCTGACAGTGCTGTTGGTGGCGTTGTTAGCGGCCTGGACGACCAATAGTCTCGGGTTGTCCCTGGCGTTTGGCGCCTTTCTGGCGGGCATGATGCTCGGTGAAACCGAGTTTCGCCATCAGGTGGAGTCCACTATCCGTCCCTTCCGCGATGTGCTGTTGGGGCTGTTTTTTGTCGGTATTGGCATGTTGGTTGACCCTACCGCTTTACCCGCAATCTGGCATTGGGCGCTGCTGGGTACAGTGGTATTGATTGTCAGTAAAACCCTGTTGGTTTATGTGATGGTGAAGCGCAGCGGCATAGACTCCCTCACCGCCTGGCGCACCGGGTTGTTGTTGTCTGTGGGCGGTGAGTTCGGCTTGGCGCTGTTGGCCATAGCCCTCAGCGCCGGGGTGATCGATAACCAGTTGAGCCAGACCATTCTCACCGCCGTGCTGTTTGCGATGATCGCCGGCCCCTTTGTTATTCGTTACAACCACACCATTGCTCGCCTGCTGACAGGCGGCCACCCTGCGTCGGTGGTGGTGGAAACGCCGGCGTTGAGTATGGAAACCTCGGCCGGGTTAAAGGATCACGTCATCATTTGCGGTTATGGTCGTATTGGGCAGAGCGTGGGGCGTTTTCTCGAAGAGGAAAAAATCCCCTTTATTGCGTTGGATTTGGACCCGTTGCGGGTGCGCGAAGCCCATACCGCCGGTGAGCCGGTTTACTACGGCGATGCTACACAACGCGATATTCTTGATGCCCTGGGGCTGGAGCGTGCCCGTTTGGTGGTGATCAGCCACGATGATGTTGGCGCCGCGCTGAAGATGCTCAACTACTTGCACGCCTTGCGGCCCACGTTGCCGGTGATGGTGCGCACCCGCGACGAAAGTCAGGTGGAGGAGTTGCAGGCTGCCGGTGCGTTGGAGGTCGTGCCCGAGACGCTGGAAGCCGGCTTGATGATTGCCTCCCAGGCGCTGTTGTTGCTGGACGTGCCTATGTCGCGTGTGGCGCGGCGTATTCGCTTGCAGCGCAGCGGTCGCTACAGGTTGATGCGCGAATTTTTCCGCGGTGATGAGCTGAGCGAAAAACCGGAAGAGCGCGATGCCAAGCGGTTGCGCTCTATCGTTATTCCCGATGGCAGCCCGGTCATCGGTCAGCGTCTGGACGCGTTGAATTTGTCGGAGCTGACAGTGACGGCGCTGGTGCGTCAGGGCACGCGGCAATCCTCGCCCGAACCTGACACTGTGTTGGCGGCCGGGGATGTACTGGTGATTTACGGTGCGTTGGATCGCCTGCAACAGGCAGAAAAGCTGGAGCTGCGGGCGCTGGAGTAG
- the mutM gene encoding bifunctional DNA-formamidopyrimidine glycosylase/DNA-(apurinic or apyrimidinic site) lyase codes for MPELPEVETTLRGISPHVVGHKATELIVRQPRLRWPIPDDLAQQVAGHRLRGARRRGKYLLLDFGHGHVLIHLGMSGSLRIVKAAEPPLFHDHVDLVFGKQALRYGDPRRFGCWLWVEGDPDTHKLLADLGPEPLTETFTADYLYERSRKRSQSVKQFIMDSKVVVGVGNIYANESLFMAGIKPIRKASALTRKECEQLVRDIKFVLQRSIDQGGTTLRDFVGGDGKPGYFKQQLLVYGRGNQPCMTCKKPLKEVRMNDRTTVYCVACQK; via the coding sequence ATGCCGGAACTTCCCGAAGTTGAAACTACCCTGCGCGGTATCAGCCCCCATGTTGTTGGTCATAAGGCGACCGAACTAATCGTACGCCAGCCTCGCCTGCGCTGGCCCATTCCCGATGACTTGGCGCAACAGGTTGCCGGCCATCGCTTGCGCGGCGCCCGCCGTCGCGGCAAATACTTGCTGCTTGATTTTGGTCATGGTCATGTGCTGATTCACCTGGGCATGTCAGGCAGCTTGCGCATCGTCAAGGCCGCTGAGCCACCGCTGTTTCACGATCATGTCGACCTGGTGTTTGGCAAGCAGGCGTTGCGCTATGGTGATCCGCGTCGCTTTGGTTGCTGGCTGTGGGTGGAGGGCGACCCGGACACTCACAAGTTGTTGGCAGATTTAGGCCCGGAGCCACTCACCGAAACCTTTACCGCAGACTACCTCTACGAGCGCAGCCGCAAACGCAGCCAATCGGTGAAGCAGTTCATCATGGACAGTAAGGTCGTGGTGGGGGTGGGGAACATCTACGCCAATGAATCGCTGTTTATGGCGGGCATCAAGCCGATCCGCAAAGCCAGTGCGCTCACGCGCAAAGAGTGCGAGCAGCTGGTGCGTGACATCAAATTTGTATTGCAGCGTTCAATTGATCAGGGTGGAACGACCTTGCGCGATTTTGTCGGGGGTGACGGCAAACCCGGCTACTTCAAGCAGCAATTACTGGTCTACGGGCGCGGCAATCAACCCTGTATGACCTGTAAAAAGCCGCTGAAAGAAGTGCGCATGAACGATCGCACCACGGTGTATTGCGTGGCGTGCCAGAAGTAG
- the coaD gene encoding pantetheine-phosphate adenylyltransferase — MRTVVYPGTFDPITNGHIDLVERACRLFDRVIVAVAASNRKNPLFSLDQRVALAQQTLRHLTNVTVVGFDILLVEFVRQQNAQAVLRGLRAVSDFEYEFQLANMNRALAPTMESIFLTPAEHLSYISSSIVREIAILGGDVSKFVAAPVEAALKQKFGR, encoded by the coding sequence ATGCGCACAGTGGTCTACCCGGGCACGTTCGATCCCATCACCAATGGTCATATCGATTTGGTGGAGCGCGCCTGTCGCCTGTTTGATCGGGTAATCGTGGCGGTAGCGGCCAGCAATCGCAAAAATCCGCTATTCAGCCTGGATCAGCGTGTCGCGCTGGCGCAGCAAACCCTCAGACACTTGACCAATGTCACCGTGGTTGGGTTTGATATTTTGCTGGTGGAGTTTGTGCGGCAGCAAAATGCCCAAGCGGTATTGCGCGGGCTGCGCGCCGTGTCGGATTTTGAATACGAGTTTCAGTTGGCAAACATGAATCGTGCGCTGGCGCCGACCATGGAGAGCATTTTCCTGACGCCAGCCGAACACCTTTCCTATATTTCCTCGTCTATCGTGCGTGAAATCGCCATTTTAGGCGGCGATGTCAGCAAGTTTGTCGCCGCGCCCGTAGAGGCCGCCCTCAAGCAAAAATTTGGGCGATAA
- a CDS encoding carbohydrate-binding protein — MAGNIKATRLGDILLEKGLLREDQLQLAIAEQKRRRATLDPSDKRMMDATSIGEILIEMGYITRQQLKRGLNWQMYLRKMTLVMSLVAPLMSAAGGAVAQTTTPTTNSTNSSNTTTTSLMIQAEDFSAMKGIKVEATTDEGGGSNVGAIDAGDWLAYANQEINIAAATTFKVTYRVSSLYGGGSFSLHELDTGVEYDRVDVPKTGNFQKWVDVERTVTLPAGRHTLGLTALVKGFNINWFKLEPIVSNPPQSATVSSASSSQPSSVVVSSSSQPGSTPVVVSSSSQPSSTAVSSVPASSTPAVTSSSKASSVAVSSSSQPSSVALSSSSPASSAPVSSASSSLAATGNTPTLSLRIEAEHYSAMGGVKVETTKDEGGGSNVGSIDASDWLAYRNHEIYAPTASNYKVSYRVSSLYGGGSFYLYDLDTGLQFAQVDVPKTGNFQKWVTVEQTITLPAGSHKLGITAITKGFNLNWIQLDYKGVALPVKIQAEDYAAMKGIKVEATKDVDGGSNVGSIDAGDWMSYENTVIDIPTTGNYKITYRTSSLYGGGSFAFHEADGSKQYDVVEVPKTGNFQKWADVERIVTLEAGPHIFGMTALAKGYNINWFKIEEAPAGSAPSNATASSSSSTAVVASSSSSSSAATTVPPQTTSSAPVVSSASSSSAAAVTSSAASSVASSAGNNSSPSAGSIYLRWNIPNLREDGTSMDIGELGGYEVRYRLATESEYTYVSIEDAWRNEYYIPWLEEGNYVFEVAAFDKNGLYSIFIPIQPVK; from the coding sequence ATGGCTGGCAATATCAAGGCGACGCGGCTAGGGGATATCCTGTTAGAGAAAGGGCTGCTGCGCGAAGACCAACTGCAACTGGCCATTGCGGAACAAAAACGCCGTCGCGCCACGTTGGACCCCAGCGATAAACGCATGATGGACGCCACCTCGATTGGTGAAATCCTGATTGAAATGGGCTACATCACCCGCCAGCAATTGAAGCGCGGCCTGAATTGGCAGATGTACCTGCGCAAAATGACACTGGTAATGAGTCTGGTGGCACCGCTGATGAGTGCGGCCGGGGGCGCCGTCGCCCAGACCACCACACCCACTACCAATTCAACCAATAGCAGCAATACAACCACCACATCGCTCATGATTCAGGCCGAGGATTTTTCGGCCATGAAAGGAATTAAGGTAGAGGCGACGACAGATGAGGGCGGTGGCTCTAACGTGGGTGCTATAGACGCGGGTGATTGGCTGGCTTATGCGAATCAAGAGATCAATATCGCCGCCGCGACCACATTCAAGGTGACTTATAGGGTTTCCAGTCTTTACGGCGGCGGCAGTTTTTCCCTCCATGAGTTAGACACGGGTGTCGAATATGATCGGGTAGATGTGCCCAAAACCGGTAATTTTCAAAAGTGGGTTGATGTAGAGCGCACAGTGACCTTGCCCGCTGGCCGACACACTCTGGGGCTGACCGCCTTGGTAAAGGGCTTCAATATCAATTGGTTCAAGCTGGAACCCATAGTCAGCAACCCTCCTCAAAGTGCCACAGTGAGCAGCGCCAGTTCATCGCAACCGAGCAGTGTGGTCGTCTCGAGTTCGTCGCAACCCGGCAGTACGCCTGTTGTGGTATCCAGTTCCTCACAGCCCAGTAGTACGGCTGTTTCGAGCGTGCCAGCGAGCAGTACGCCAGCGGTGACCAGCTCCTCCAAGGCTAGCAGTGTCGCCGTGTCCAGCTCTTCGCAGCCGAGCAGTGTGGCGCTATCCAGTTCATCACCAGCCAGTAGTGCACCGGTGTCCAGTGCTTCAAGCAGCTTGGCGGCGACCGGTAATACGCCAACCCTGTCGTTGCGTATAGAGGCGGAGCATTACTCGGCAATGGGAGGCGTCAAAGTAGAAACCACCAAGGATGAAGGTGGCGGTTCTAATGTAGGGTCTATCGATGCAAGTGACTGGTTGGCCTATCGCAACCATGAAATCTATGCGCCTACCGCCAGTAACTACAAGGTGAGCTATCGCGTATCCAGCCTGTACGGGGGCGGTAGTTTCTATCTGTATGATCTGGATACCGGCCTTCAGTTTGCTCAGGTGGATGTGCCCAAAACGGGCAATTTCCAAAAATGGGTCACCGTAGAACAAACCATTACCTTGCCCGCCGGTAGCCATAAATTGGGGATTACCGCCATTACTAAAGGCTTTAACCTCAACTGGATTCAGTTGGATTACAAAGGTGTTGCCCTGCCGGTCAAGATCCAGGCTGAGGACTATGCCGCGATGAAGGGCATTAAGGTAGAGGCTACAAAAGATGTGGATGGCGGCTCCAACGTAGGCTCCATTGATGCAGGCGACTGGATGTCCTATGAGAATACCGTGATTGATATTCCCACAACCGGCAATTACAAAATTACCTACCGTACCTCCAGCCTCTATGGTGGTGGCAGTTTTGCTTTTCATGAGGCGGATGGCAGCAAACAATACGATGTGGTTGAGGTGCCCAAAACCGGGAATTTCCAAAAATGGGCAGATGTGGAACGCATAGTCACCCTTGAAGCGGGCCCGCATATCTTTGGTATGACGGCACTAGCCAAAGGTTACAACATCAACTGGTTCAAGATTGAAGAGGCGCCCGCCGGATCAGCACCCAGCAATGCTACTGCGTCCTCCTCATCCAGTACCGCGGTCGTTGCCTCCAGTTCGTCCAGCTCTTCCGCCGCCACAACGGTACCGCCGCAAACCACCAGCAGTGCACCGGTGGTTTCCAGTGCATCCTCCAGCTCCGCCGCTGCGGTCACCAGCTCGGCGGCATCATCGGTGGCCAGTTCCGCTGGGAACAATAGCTCGCCGTCGGCTGGATCTATTTACTTGCGCTGGAATATTCCCAATTTGCGCGAAGATGGAACCTCGATGGATATTGGTGAGCTGGGTGGATATGAGGTGCGTTATCGTCTGGCAACCGAGTCTGAATATACCTATGTGAGCATTGAGGATGCTTGGCGCAACGAATACTACATTCCCTGGCTGGAAGAGGGGAACTATGTGTTTGAGGTGGCTGCATTCGACAAAAATGGGCTTTACAGCATCTTTATTCCCATCCAGCCAGTAAAGTAA
- the rsmD gene encoding 16S rRNA (guanine(966)-N(2))-methyltransferase RsmD: protein MDSAPPAKALSYHFLTLHREKALSKAVSKSTSSTTGGHKPKGSNQLRIIGGQWRGRKLSFPDVDGLRPTGDRIRETLFNWIAPDIHGANCLDLFAGSGALGLEALSRGAASSLLIERDSRAAAQLKSNLDLLKADGGKVLQMDALGYLQRSATELPNAMFDVVFIDPPFQLNLWQVVIDQLEQRQLLREGAAIYIESGLNDHYLPPANWRLHRDKTSGSVHYRLFYREAQ from the coding sequence ATGGATTCTGCACCGCCAGCAAAGGCGCTATCCTACCACTTCTTAACCCTTCACAGAGAAAAAGCCTTGTCCAAAGCCGTCTCAAAATCGACCTCTTCCACTACAGGTGGCCACAAGCCGAAAGGCAGCAACCAACTGCGTATTATTGGCGGCCAGTGGCGTGGGCGAAAACTCAGTTTTCCCGATGTTGATGGCCTGCGCCCCACCGGTGACCGCATTCGCGAAACCCTGTTCAATTGGATAGCGCCCGATATTCATGGCGCCAATTGCCTGGATTTGTTTGCTGGCTCCGGCGCGCTGGGGTTGGAGGCGCTGTCGCGCGGGGCGGCTAGCAGCCTGCTGATTGAGCGCGACAGTCGCGCCGCCGCACAGCTTAAAAGCAACCTCGACTTGCTCAAGGCTGATGGCGGCAAGGTACTACAGATGGATGCCTTGGGCTATTTACAGCGTTCAGCAACTGAACTGCCGAATGCCATGTTTGATGTGGTATTTATCGACCCACCTTTTCAGTTAAACCTCTGGCAAGTGGTGATCGATCAGTTAGAACAGCGGCAATTATTGCGCGAAGGTGCAGCGATCTACATCGAATCTGGCCTCAACGACCACTATTTGCCGCCGGCAAACTGGCGCCTGCATCGCGACAAGACAAGCGGCAGCGTGCACTACCGGTTGTTTTATCGCGAAGCGCAATAA
- the ftsY gene encoding signal recognition particle-docking protein FtsY, giving the protein MFFNLFKKSDKPDANTDAKSDDTQVLATETPEAPAMPAVEVTPAPETGAELPVVAPEAPAKVGFFARIKQGLSRTSSHFAEGLGNLFLGRKTIDDELFEELETQLLVADVGMDATTEIIDSLTARVARKQLNNVDALYVALREQLTELLRPVEKPLVVDSRHSPYVILVVGVNGVGKTTTIGKLAKRLQNEGKKVMLAAGDTFRAAAVEQLQVWGERNNVPVIAQHTGADSASVIFDALQAAKARGIDVIIADTAGRLHNKNHLMDELSKVKRVMAKVDGSAPHEVLLVLDAGTGQNAVNQTETFRDAAGVTGLVLTKLDGTAKGGVIFALSKKFGLPVRFIGVGEAIDDLQPFAAEPFIKALFNQTDAT; this is encoded by the coding sequence ATGTTTTTTAATCTGTTTAAAAAATCCGACAAGCCTGATGCTAATACCGATGCCAAATCGGATGATACCCAGGTACTGGCAACCGAAACGCCAGAAGCTCCCGCAATGCCCGCCGTTGAAGTAACACCTGCGCCAGAGACAGGGGCGGAGTTGCCAGTTGTGGCTCCTGAGGCTCCCGCAAAAGTGGGCTTTTTCGCGCGTATCAAGCAAGGCCTAAGCCGCACCAGTAGCCATTTTGCCGAAGGCTTGGGCAATTTGTTCCTCGGCCGTAAAACCATCGATGATGAACTGTTTGAGGAACTGGAAACCCAGTTGTTGGTTGCGGATGTGGGGATGGATGCCACCACCGAGATAATCGATAGCCTCACCGCCCGGGTCGCGCGCAAACAACTCAACAATGTGGATGCTCTCTACGTTGCCCTGCGCGAGCAGCTCACCGAGCTGTTGCGCCCGGTGGAGAAACCATTGGTGGTTGATTCCCGTCACAGCCCCTATGTGATTCTGGTGGTTGGGGTAAACGGGGTGGGTAAAACCACAACCATCGGCAAACTTGCCAAACGCCTGCAAAACGAGGGCAAAAAAGTCATGTTGGCGGCGGGCGATACCTTCCGTGCGGCGGCGGTCGAGCAGTTACAGGTCTGGGGCGAACGCAACAATGTCCCGGTGATTGCACAGCATACCGGTGCCGATTCTGCATCGGTAATTTTCGATGCCCTGCAAGCCGCCAAAGCACGTGGCATCGATGTCATCATCGCCGATACCGCCGGTCGTCTGCACAATAAAAACCATTTGATGGATGAGTTGTCCAAGGTCAAGCGTGTGATGGCCAAGGTCGATGGTTCAGCGCCCCATGAAGTGCTTTTGGTGCTTGATGCTGGCACCGGCCAGAACGCGGTCAACCAAACGGAAACCTTCCGCGACGCGGCGGGTGTTACCGGTCTGGTGCTCACCAAGCTCGATGGCACCGCCAAGGGCGGTGTGATTTTTGCGCTGAGCAAAAAGTTCGGCCTGCCAGTGCGTTTTATTGGCGTGGGTGAAGCGATAGATGACCTGCAACCCTTTGCCGCCGAGCCGTTTATCAAGGCATTATTTAATCAAACCGATGCCACTTAA
- the ftsE gene encoding cell division ATP-binding protein FtsE, with translation MIRFETVSKRYDTGYEALARVDFEVQAGEMVFLTGHSGAGKSTLMKMIMLMEQPSLGQVFVDGYHLETMPKSQIPYFRRNIGVVFQNHQLLFDRTVYDNVALPLQVAGYPHQEIGKRVRAALDKVDLLDKERSNPVVLSGGEQQRVGIARAVVNKPSLLLADEPTGNLDPELANEIMTLFRQFNEVGTTVMIATHDVELLKRMNKRVLGLVQGKLVHDGVLW, from the coding sequence GTGATTCGATTTGAAACTGTAAGCAAGCGCTACGACACAGGCTATGAAGCCTTGGCGCGCGTCGATTTTGAAGTGCAGGCAGGGGAAATGGTCTTTCTGACCGGCCACTCGGGGGCGGGTAAAAGCACCCTGATGAAAATGATCATGCTTATGGAACAGCCATCGCTCGGGCAGGTATTTGTGGATGGCTACCATCTGGAAACCATGCCCAAAAGCCAGATTCCCTATTTCCGTCGCAATATCGGTGTCGTTTTCCAAAACCACCAACTGCTGTTTGATCGCACCGTTTACGACAATGTCGCCCTGCCGCTGCAGGTTGCCGGTTATCCCCACCAGGAAATTGGCAAACGGGTGCGTGCGGCGCTCGACAAGGTGGATCTGTTGGATAAAGAACGCAGTAATCCAGTCGTGCTCTCCGGCGGTGAGCAGCAGCGTGTGGGCATCGCCCGCGCGGTAGTGAATAAACCCAGCCTGTTATTGGCAGATGAACCGACCGGTAACCTCGACCCTGAGTTAGCCAACGAAATCATGACCCTCTTCCGTCAATTCAACGAAGTGGGCACCACGGTGATGATCGCCACCCACGATGTGGAATTGTTGAAGCGCATGAACAAGCGTGTGTTGGGTCTGGTGCAGGGCAAATTGGTCCATGACGGGGTGCTCTGGTGA